The stretch of DNA CTGGATACGAAACTGTAATTTCCGGACAGACTTATCTTCTTGCCCCACGAATGCAAATGTATCTTTACAGCAGAGAACAACCTGCTGACGATCCTATTGTGAGGTATCAGTATAATTCTCCTGCAACAATAGCTAACAGAGCTAAAGTAATCACTGGAGGGGCGGGGTTTGGAAACCTTTTATTCGGAGGGCAGAATGTAACAGGTGATTTGGCTATTTCTGCACCGGATAATGCTTGTACTTCAGTCACTGGAATGTCGGGGAAGATTGGAGTTGCTAAGAGGGGAGGCTGTAGTTTCGCGCTTAAAGTAAAAAATATGCAAGATGCAGGAGCTATTGGAGCTATTATTTATGATCCTATTAATGACACACCAATTACGATGGGCAGCGATAACAATGTTTCTGGGGTTAATATTCCTTCTATAATGATGGGGAAAGATGAAGGAGAGTTCCTTGCTAACCAGATTACAAGCGGGACGACGATCAATACGACATTGAATTTTGATTATAATGGGTTCAAACACTCCAGCTTCGATAATGGAATTATTGTTCACGAATATGGACATGGTATTTCCAATAGATTGACGGGACCTGGCTACGGTTGTCTTTCAAGAGAGAATTCTACGGAGCAAATGGGAGAAGGATGGTCAGACTATTTTGCTTTAATGCTGACTGCCAGACCTGGGGATACATCATCTTTAGCAAGAGGAGTAGGTACCTATCCAAAAGGAGAACCTGTTACGGGGGTTGGAATAAGACCTGCTAAATATTCTCCGGACTTTTCAGTGAACAACTATACCTATGGCAATACAAATACGGCTATAATTCCTCATGGAATAGGGTTTATTTGGGCTACGATGCTTTGGGATCTGACTTGGAAATACATTGAAAAGTATGGGTATAATAGTGATGTTCAGGCAAGCCCTACTTCAGGAAATGCAAGAGCATTACAGATGGTAGTAGATGGTCTTAAGCTACAAGTATGTAGCCCTTCCTTTATTGATGGAAGAGATGCTATTCTACAGGCAGATCTTGTGGGAAATGGAGGCTTAGATAAATGTATGATCTGGAATGCATTTGCTAAAAGAGGTTTAGGAGTTAACGCTTCTGCGGGAAGTAAAACCGTTGCTAATGACCAGGTGGAAGATTTCACTGTTCCGCAGGAATGTAATTCTAGTTTGAGCATCCGGGATGTTAAAACGACCGATCGCCAATTGATAGTATTCCCTAATCCTACTTATGATGAATTCTTTGTTGGAAATACAGACCAATCTTCAAAAGATGTTCAAATCAAAATGTTTGATATGTCTGGAAAATTGATGTTTTCTGATTCCAGATCACCTTTATCCAGAAAAGCTATTTCTACAAAAGGAATGCAGAAAGGAGTATATATGGTTCATATTCAACAAGGCAACGTGACTAAAGTTGAAAAGCTTATTGTTAAATAGTAGGTAACAATATAATTAATATTTAAAAGCTCGTTTTTGAGAAAAATGCATATATTTGCATCCAGAAAATAAAGTTTAACCAATAAAAAAACAACGAAGCAATGTTCAAATTTCAAAAGAATTCTACAGTTGGATTACCCCTTATGGTGGTAAGGCTTCGTGGTTTGGTACACTCATAGAACAATAGTATATTGAAATATCAAAACCCGAAGTCGTAGAGATTTCGGGTTTTTTATTGCGCAATATTCAAACCTTGGTAAAAAAATAAGCTTTCAATTGAAAGCTTATTTTTTATTTACAGAAATAAGGTAATCGTAAACCATTTGATGTTGATCATCATTCAGCTTAGCTTTTGGTGCCATTCTGCTTAAGGTTTTTATCCACCCTTGATCATCATGTTTTGCCGGATCCGGTAATTTGTGACATCTGTTACAAGAGTTTTCAAAAATAGTTTTTCCCTGAGCCAGCTGTTCGGATGCAGTGTATTTTGGTCCTGTTACAGCGACGCTTTTAGGTCCACAGGAAACCATAAATATTGAACCTAGAATAATACTTAAAATCAGCTTTTTCATAATAATATTGTTTGGAGTTGATTATTATTTTTTTGCAGAAACAATATAATCGTAAACCCATTGGTGTTGTTCATCTGTTAATTTGGCTTTTGGTGCCATCGCATTCATAATGCCCACCCATTGAACGGAATTATGTGATGTTGGGTCCGGGAGTTTGTGGCATCTTCCGCAAGAGTTTTCAAAAATAGTTTTCCCCTGTGCAATTTGTTCCGCAGTAGATGTTGCAGGCCCTATGGCAGATGTAGCCTTTGAGGCTTTTGGAGTACATGAAGCCAGCAAAACGGAAGTGAATAGTGCTACAGCGATTACTTTTTTCATTGTTTCTTATATTTGATTAATAACAAATGTAACAAATAACCAATCTCGTTGATAAACTCAGGTCTAGTTTTAATTTAGAAGAAATAAAATTAAAGGTGATTTGTGAGGAGTTTTGATACATATTTTTATATTTTTGAATCGATGAAATTTTCTACAGAAGAGTTAATAGAAGGAATACAATCAGGAAACAAACGCCTGATTGCAAAAGCTATTACTTTAGTTGAAAGTAAAAAAGCTGAACACAGGCTGCAGGCAGAAGAATTACTGAAAAGAATAATGCCTTTCACCGGAAACTCTACCAGGATTGGAGTAACGGGAGTTCCCGGAGCCGGAAAATCTACTTTTATTGAGAACTTTGGAAGGTTAGCGATTGCTAATGATAAAAAGGTTGCTGTACTGGCTATCGATCCAAGTTCGGCAATCAACAAAGGAAGTATTCTTGGAGATAAAACCAGGATGGAGGAATTGGCAAAAGAAGAAAATGCGTTCATTCGACCCTCTCCAAGTTCAGGATTTTTAGGTGGTGTTGCCAATACTACTTTTGAAACCATGATGATCTGTGAAGCAGCAGGATATGACTACATCCTGATTGAAACAGTAGGAGTCGGCCAATCTGAAGTTTTG from Chryseobacterium piperi encodes:
- a CDS encoding c-type cytochrome, encoding MKKVIAVALFTSVLLASCTPKASKATSAIGPATSTAEQIAQGKTIFENSCGRCHKLPDPTSHNSVQWVGIMNAMAPKAKLTDEQHQWVYDYIVSAKK
- a CDS encoding cytochrome c, with the protein product MKKLILSIILGSIFMVSCGPKSVAVTGPKYTASEQLAQGKTIFENSCNRCHKLPDPAKHDDQGWIKTLSRMAPKAKLNDDQHQMVYDYLISVNKK
- a CDS encoding T9SS-dependent M36 family metallopeptidase translates to MNIVNVQQTYNGLRVFDALGKVMIKEGKIISEKNDFKRNVIVRSQKKSQEKFSEDFLKQKLKLNEIAKVDYLPDGYFEKNGVYILAKELFVSDRNSSDIWHIIVDATSGEILRKENLTLSCDFEHDSSSDMKSSDMMKTESHSLIDKNEVIQNKMSNTLPVANDASYNVFALPVEAPTFGTRSIINNPWNLIASPEGWHSDGTNNYTNTRGNNVYAYSDQDNTNNPGYSPDGGSSLNFNFPFADGRYDNPFTHRDAAITNLFYMNNKIHDIFYQFGFTEPARNYQTNNFGKGGMGGDAVRAEAFDGSGLNNANFSSGYETVISGQTYLLAPRMQMYLYSREQPADDPIVRYQYNSPATIANRAKVITGGAGFGNLLFGGQNVTGDLAISAPDNACTSVTGMSGKIGVAKRGGCSFALKVKNMQDAGAIGAIIYDPINDTPITMGSDNNVSGVNIPSIMMGKDEGEFLANQITSGTTINTTLNFDYNGFKHSSFDNGIIVHEYGHGISNRLTGPGYGCLSRENSTEQMGEGWSDYFALMLTARPGDTSSLARGVGTYPKGEPVTGVGIRPAKYSPDFSVNNYTYGNTNTAIIPHGIGFIWATMLWDLTWKYIEKYGYNSDVQASPTSGNARALQMVVDGLKLQVCSPSFIDGRDAILQADLVGNGGLDKCMIWNAFAKRGLGVNASAGSKTVANDQVEDFTVPQECNSSLSIRDVKTTDRQLIVFPNPTYDEFFVGNTDQSSKDVQIKMFDMSGKLMFSDSRSPLSRKAISTKGMQKGVYMVHIQQGNVTKVEKLIVK